The following are encoded in a window of Sphingobium sp. AP49 genomic DNA:
- a CDS encoding DUF4169 family protein codes for MSNVINFRLARKARDRADKVRTADANRAKFGRTKAQKVSDEQEERRKASLLDGARLEGGNDLGGDDC; via the coding sequence ATGAGCAACGTCATTAATTTTCGTCTCGCGCGCAAGGCCAGGGATCGGGCCGACAAGGTGCGCACGGCAGACGCCAATCGGGCGAAGTTCGGCCGTACAAAGGCGCAGAAAGTCTCCGATGAGCAGGAAGAACGTCGAAAGGCATCCCTGTTGGATGGTGCGCGTCTTGAAGGGGGGAATGATTTGGGCGGAGATGATTGCTGA
- a CDS encoding LacI family DNA-binding transcriptional regulator, which yields MPSIHDVAALAKVSIKTVSRVVNKAPNVSDELRERVNAAIEQLGYRPNQSARRLAGGRSFMIAYLYSNPAPSYTSGIQSGAAARCRELGYHLVVEPISDSGEERIEVLDRLVAALRPDGVFLVPPLSDDAQLLARLAAFKLPCARIAGSSDAGSINMPTPEHSGGRMVADHLASLGHKRIAVITPPATHKAALERVAGFRDGLAAANLPIDESLFVAGRFDFASGIAAGATLLNLPEPPTAIFASNDDMALGVLTLAHDMGLRVPEDLSVAGFDDTPASLTSWPPLTTVRQPLEHMGRAAIDALVTDATGAPAFLFSLVARGSTGPVPR from the coding sequence ATGCCCAGCATCCACGACGTCGCTGCCCTCGCCAAAGTCTCGATCAAGACGGTGTCCCGCGTTGTCAACAAGGCGCCCAACGTCAGCGACGAACTGCGCGAGCGGGTGAATGCGGCGATCGAGCAGCTGGGATATCGCCCCAACCAGTCGGCGCGGCGGCTGGCGGGCGGGCGATCCTTCATGATCGCCTATCTCTACAGCAACCCCGCCCCCAGCTATACCAGTGGCATCCAGTCCGGCGCCGCCGCGCGGTGCCGCGAGTTGGGCTATCATCTGGTGGTGGAACCGATTTCGGACAGTGGCGAAGAACGGATCGAGGTGCTGGACCGGCTGGTCGCCGCCTTGCGCCCCGACGGCGTGTTCCTGGTCCCGCCGCTGTCGGACGATGCGCAACTGTTGGCGCGGCTGGCGGCGTTCAAACTGCCCTGCGCCCGGATCGCCGGATCGAGCGACGCGGGCAGCATCAACATGCCAACACCCGAACACAGCGGCGGACGCATGGTCGCCGATCATCTCGCCAGCCTGGGCCACAAGCGGATTGCCGTCATCACCCCGCCTGCGACCCACAAGGCGGCGTTGGAACGGGTTGCCGGCTTTCGCGACGGGCTGGCCGCCGCAAATCTGCCGATCGATGAAAGCCTGTTCGTTGCCGGCCGGTTCGACTTCGCATCCGGCATCGCCGCCGGCGCGACGTTGCTGAACCTGCCCGAACCGCCGACCGCCATCTTCGCCAGCAATGACGATATGGCTCTGGGCGTATTGACGCTTGCCCATGACATGGGGCTGCGCGTGCCCGAAGATCTGTCGGTCGCCGGCTTTGACGATACGCCCGCGAGCCTGACCAGCTGGCCGCCGCTGACGACGGTACGCCAGCCGCTGGAGCATATGGGCCGCGCCGCGATCGACGCGCTGGTGACCGATGCGACCGGCGCGCCGGCCTTCCTCTTTTCCCTGGTCGCGCGCGGCAGTACCGGCCCAGTCCCCCGATAG
- a CDS encoding response regulator transcription factor, translating to MNMHILLVEDDKQLQRQLVAQLSQFGHEVETADDGPAALSIVGQQAFDIIILDWMLPNIDGITVLRQLREAGMNLPILMLTALGQVFDKVEGFNAGADDYVVKPVDPLELNARLLALLRARRANEQPTDTISAGDIVISPSRLRAWRTGVALTLSQTEFKLLLELVRNAGTIMTRPMLIERIWGHDFVPATNIVEAHIRHLRVKLLEHGDDPISTQRGLGYMLRA from the coding sequence ATGAACATGCACATTCTTCTGGTCGAAGATGACAAGCAGTTGCAGCGGCAACTGGTCGCTCAACTGTCGCAATTCGGGCATGAGGTCGAAACGGCGGACGACGGACCGGCGGCCTTGTCGATCGTGGGCCAACAAGCCTTCGACATCATCATCCTGGACTGGATGCTGCCCAACATCGACGGCATTACCGTGCTACGCCAACTGCGCGAGGCCGGCATGAACCTGCCGATCCTGATGCTGACCGCCTTGGGACAGGTGTTCGACAAGGTCGAAGGCTTCAACGCCGGCGCCGACGACTATGTCGTCAAGCCGGTCGATCCGCTGGAACTGAATGCCCGGCTGCTGGCCCTGTTGCGCGCGCGGCGCGCGAACGAGCAACCGACCGACACGATCAGTGCGGGCGATATCGTGATCAGCCCGTCCCGGCTGCGGGCGTGGCGCACTGGCGTGGCGCTGACCCTGTCGCAAACCGAGTTCAAGCTGCTGCTGGAATTGGTCCGCAACGCCGGCACGATCATGACCCGACCGATGCTGATCGAGCGTATCTGGGGTCATGACTTCGTGCCCGCCACCAATATCGTCGAAGCGCACATCCGGCATTTGCGGGTGAAGTTGCTGGAGCATGGCGACGATCCGATCAGTACGCAGCGCGGCCTGGGCTATATGCTGCGGGCATGA